A section of the Candidatus Abawacabacteria bacterium genome encodes:
- the tmk gene encoding dTMP kinase, translating into MPKTKKTDTPFINGTLIIVEGIDGSGKSTQLVILKNLLEASGFAVELSEWNSSLAIKPLNKKVKAQRDKKDLVHPRTFHLTHAADMADRYVKMIKGSLKAGKIVLCDRYMYTDIARSVARGADEAYIRKVYQFLPKPDLAFYFQVPTDIAVKRATGRADLKFYEAGMDLGLSENILENFHLFQSKVIANYERLAKQDKLIVIDGTKPIYETTPIVKKYLRDYIKNKYSVTMM; encoded by the coding sequence ATGCCCAAAACAAAAAAAACTGATACGCCTTTTATTAATGGTACCTTGATCATAGTAGAAGGAATTGATGGCTCGGGGAAAAGTACCCAGCTAGTGATTCTGAAGAATCTATTGGAAGCTAGCGGTTTTGCCGTAGAGCTCTCTGAGTGGAATTCTTCTTTGGCAATCAAACCACTGAACAAAAAAGTAAAGGCGCAACGTGATAAAAAAGATCTCGTACATCCACGAACTTTCCATTTAACCCATGCTGCTGACATGGCGGATCGCTATGTCAAAATGATCAAAGGTAGCTTGAAGGCAGGGAAAATTGTGCTTTGTGATCGCTATATGTACACCGACATTGCGCGCAGCGTCGCCCGTGGAGCTGATGAAGCGTATATTCGCAAGGTGTATCAATTTTTGCCTAAACCAGACCTAGCATTCTATTTCCAGGTACCTACTGATATTGCCGTGAAGAGAGCTACTGGTAGAGCTGACCTGAAGTTTTATGAGGCTGGTATGGATCTAGGTCTATCAGAAAATATTCTCGAGAACTTCCATCTTTTTCAGTCAAAAGTAATTGCTAATTATGAACGCTTAGCTAAGCAGGATAAGTTGATTGTCATTGATGGTACCAAGCCAATTTATGAAACTACACCAATAGTGAAAAAGTACTTACGTGACTATATCAAAAACAAATATTCAGTAACCATGATGTAA
- the tmk gene encoding dTMP kinase produces MKNTNKMTTKGKLIVFEGIDGSGKSTQIKKVKKYIEKEYGRKVVVSSWKSSPLVGDYLKHVEELDEQPTPLAMSIIIAADLSERVAKVILPALAAGKVVLCDRYSYTGIIRDLVVNGLDEAWLEDMYSFAPSPDMVLYFKVTDAISVQRVDSRMEAGVSKLAKKLRKKKGKISPKQMQRLIKKLKGSMSGGSMSGSMVDTLRSLKKGEKLYQINGDPLTAEIAQDQRLTLVNKLIATYEQMSKKKHFQVIDAMQPIKAVSKQIKSLLPSVL; encoded by the coding sequence ATGAAAAACACAAACAAAATGACTACCAAAGGAAAACTTATTGTATTCGAAGGCATAGACGGTTCAGGGAAAAGTACCCAAATCAAAAAAGTTAAGAAATATATTGAAAAAGAATATGGTCGTAAAGTAGTAGTAAGCAGCTGGAAGAGCTCCCCTTTAGTCGGTGATTATCTCAAGCATGTAGAAGAGCTTGATGAACAGCCTACTCCATTGGCAATGAGTATTATTATTGCCGCTGACCTTAGTGAACGCGTGGCAAAAGTAATTCTACCAGCCTTAGCTGCTGGGAAAGTAGTACTTTGTGACCGGTATAGCTATACCGGTATTATCCGTGATCTCGTAGTCAATGGATTGGATGAAGCTTGGCTTGAAGATATGTATAGCTTTGCCCCAAGTCCTGATATGGTGCTCTACTTCAAAGTTACTGATGCTATTTCCGTCCAAAGAGTAGATAGTCGTATGGAAGCGGGAGTAAGTAAATTAGCGAAAAAGCTACGTAAGAAAAAGGGTAAAATCTCACCTAAACAAATGCAACGCTTGATAAAAAAGTTAAAAGGCAGCATGAGCGGTGGATCTATGTCCGGATCAATGGTGGATACTCTGCGCTCACTAAAAAAGGGTGAGAAACTTTATCAAATCAATGGTGATCCGCTAACCGCTGAAATAGCCCAAGATCAACGCTTGACCTTGGTCAATAAGCTGATCGCCACTTACGAACAGATGAGTAAGAAAAAGCATTTTCAAGTAATTGATGCTATGCAGCCCATTAAAGCTGTTAGTAAACAAATTAAGAGCTTACTCCCATCAGTACTTTAA